The Rhodothermales bacterium genomic sequence ACATCGCGGGGATGCGGATGAAAGGATACCGCCACGCTGATCCCCCGCCGTAAGTGGGCGCGCTCGACGAGATAGGCAATGATGGACCGGTGCCCCAGGTGCACGCCATCAAACGTCCCGACGGTGACGATGGAGCGTGCATCGTGCGCGAGCGAATCTAACCCTACGATGTATTCCATTAGAGCGGGCGATCTCTCGCCGGCGCCGCAGCGGCCAGCGCATCGAGGGCCCAGGCGCCCTCTACCCTGTACGGCCCGATAGCCACGCGGCGCAGCGCCGTAAGGTATCCGCCAACCCCGAGACGCGCCCCGAAGTCGTGCGCGAGGGTTCGAATATAGGTGCCTTTGGTGCACGCAACCTCGAAGGGGACGTCGTCGCCAACGCGAGGGCCGAGGGTGAAACGGGCGATCTCGATCGTGCGAGCGGGTCGTTCGATGGCCTCGCCACGGCGCGCCTTTTTGTAGAGGCGTTCGCCGCCGATCTTGACGGCGGAATACATCGGGGGGATCTGCTCTTGCCGGCCCAGAAACGATTGGCGCACGGCATCGAGGTCGGCCTTGCTGACGCCGCTGGCGTCCGTGTGGGCCTCGGCCGGCGTCTCGGCGTCGTAGGAAGCGGTCGTCGCGCCAAGCCGGATCGTGCCGGTATAGACTTTGTCCATCCCCATAAATGTCTCCATGCGCTTCGTGGCTTTCCCGACGAGGCAGATTAGAAGACCGGTGGCCATGGGGTCCAACGTGCCGGCGTGGCCAATTTTTCGGATGCCGAGGATACCGCGGAGCCGGCGGATGACGGTGAAGGAGGAAAACCCATCGGGCTTATCGACCAGCACAACCGCATCCGAGAGATCGGGGAAATTCGGGTACCCGTACACCGATGGTTCGGCCGGACCGTGCGAGGAGGTGTTCACGCGATGGCGGGGTTCAAGTGTCCGACTCGCGACGCTCCCGTTCCGCGCGGATGCGCTGGAAAAGGGTCTCCATCTTCTCCGCCTCCACCGCCGACTCGTCGAGGAAGAACCGGATGTCCGGGATCGTGCGCACCTGGTGTCGGATTCGGCCGGCGAGCTCCGCGCGAATCTGCGGGGCTAGGCCTTCGAGGTGTTTAAAGACGGTCTTGCGCTGCATCTCCGTCGCGCCGAGGACGCTGACGTAGACGTAGGCGATCGACAGGTCCTTCGTCACGCGCGCCCCGGTCACCGTCACCATCGGCTGGAGTTGCTCGACATAGTCCTGTCCCAGGATCTGCGCGATCTCCCGCTGGATCAACCGCGCGACTCGTTCCATGCGGATGCTCATCGCGATTTCCTCAAAATCTGGCTACGGCGTCGCGAGGCCGAAGCCCCGCGACGCGGTGCAAATCAAACCGACAACTTCCGCTTCGTCTCGACGATTTCGTAGGCTTCGAAGCTGTCGCCAACCTTGATGTCGTTGTAGTGCTCCATCCCGATGCCGCACTCGTATCCGGTGAGCACTTCCTTGACGTCGTCCTTGAAGCGGCGGAGGGAGCTGATCTCTCCGTCGTAGATGACGATGCCATCGCGGATGAGGCGGATGCGGTCGCTTCGGCGGATGCGGCCTTCCGATATGAAGCAGCCGGCGATGGTGCCCATTTTCGGGACCTTGAAGATCTCACGAACTTCGGCGACGCCGGTGATCTTCTCCGACTCTTCCGGCGAAAGGAGTCCTTCGAGGGCATCGTGGACGTCCTTGATGGCGTCGTAGATGATCGAATACATACGAATATCGATCTCCTCGCGCTCGGCCAGGTTGCGTGCGCCGGTGTCGGGCCGAACCTGGAAACCGATGATGACGGCATCCGAAGCCGATGCCAGCATGACGTCGCTCTCGGTGATCGCACCCACGCCACGGTGGATGATATTGACCGCCACTTCTTCGGAGGAAAGTTTGAGGAGCGAGTCGGACAACGCTTCGACCGAGCCGCCCACGTCCGCCTTGACGATGAGGTTGAGCTCCTGGAAATCGCCCAACGCGAGGCGACGGCCGATTTCGTCCAGCGTAATGTGCTTGCGCTGGCGGAGCGACTGTTCGCGGTGGATCTGCTGCCGGCGTTGCGCGATTTCGCGCGCTTCCCGTTCTTCATCCAGCACGACAAACTGGTCGCCCACTTCCGGAGCGCCCGTGAATCCGACGACGAGCGCGGGCAACGCCGGACCAATGGATTCGACGCGTTTGTCCCACTCGTTGAACATGGCGCGGATGCGGCCGCTATAGATGCCGGCCACGAACGCATCGCCCACCCGCATCGTCCCATTCTGCACCAGGATGGTAGCCACCGTACCGCGGCCTTTTTCGAGGCGGCTTTCGATGACGACTCCGTAGGCGTTTCGGGTCGGGTTGGCGCGCAACTCCTGCAAGTCCGCCTCGAGGAGCACTTTTTCAAGCAACTCCTGCACACCAGCGCCCGTTTTGGCTGATACGAAGGCGCACTGCGCTTTGCCGCCGTATTGTTCGACGAGCACCCCTTGATCCGCGAGGCCCTGCATCACACGGGGAGGATTAGCGTCAGGCCGATCGATTTTATTGATCGCGACAACGATCGGGACTTCGGCCGCCTTGGCGTGGTTGATGGCCTCGATCGTCTGGGGCATGACCGAATCGTCGGCGGCGACGACGAGTATGACGACGTCCGTCACCTGAGCGCCGCGGGCGCGCATGGCGGTGAAAGCCTCGTGGCCCGGGGTATCAAGGAAGGTCACTTTGCGGCCGTCGCCCACGTCCACATGGTAGGCGCCGATGTGCTGAGTGATGCCGCCGGCTTCTCCGGAGACGACATTCGCCTTACGGATATAGTCGAGCAACGACGTCTTGCCGTGGTCGACGTGGCCCATGACGGTCACGACCGGGGCGCGGGGCAGGAGATCTTCGGCCGCATCTTCGCCCAGGTCGATGTCGTTGGTGCCGAAGTCCGTGATAAACTCGGCCTCGAATCCGAACTCGTCCGCTACAAAGGAGATGGTATCCGCATCCAGGCGCTGGTTGATCGACACCATGAGGCCAGAGGCGAACAGGGTGCTGATCACCTCGGTGACTGAGACGTCCATCAAGCCGGCGAGCTCGCCGGTCGAGATGAACTCGGTAACTCGCAGGATGAGCGAATCCTCTTCGGCCGTGACGATATCGCGTTGCCGCTGGGCCGCCACGTCGTCGCGTTTCTGGCGGCGGCGTTTCTGGCGGGTGCGGCTGGCGCCTTGTTCGAGGGTGCGGAGCGTTTCCTGGTAGGACTGCTCGACTTCCGCCGCGTCCACCTGGGGACCTCGTTTCCGCTTCTTCTTGTTTTTGGCGGCCGCGGTCTCCTTTTCCTTGTCTTTCTCCTTCTCCTTGACGGTTCGCTCGACCACGGCCGGCGCCTGGGGTTCGGCATCGGGCGTGTCCGCTTTCCGCTTCCGCTTCCTTTTTTTCTTTTTCCGCTCCGCCGCGCTGTCGACATCGGCGAGGTCGATCTTGCCGATCACCTTGGTGCCTTCGAGCTTGTAGCGACGGGCCGAGA encodes the following:
- the truB gene encoding tRNA pseudouridine(55) synthase TruB, giving the protein MNTSSHGPAEPSVYGYPNFPDLSDAVVLVDKPDGFSSFTVIRRLRGILGIRKIGHAGTLDPMATGLLICLVGKATKRMETFMGMDKVYTGTIRLGATTASYDAETPAEAHTDASGVSKADLDAVRQSFLGRQEQIPPMYSAVKIGGERLYKKARRGEAIERPARTIEIARFTLGPRVGDDVPFEVACTKGTYIRTLAHDFGARLGVGGYLTALRRVAIGPYRVEGAWALDALAAAAPARDRPL
- the rbfA gene encoding 30S ribosome-binding factor RbfA, coding for MSIRMERVARLIQREIAQILGQDYVEQLQPMVTVTGARVTKDLSIAYVYVSVLGATEMQRKTVFKHLEGLAPQIRAELAGRIRHQVRTIPDIRFFLDESAVEAEKMETLFQRIRAERERRESDT
- the infB gene encoding translation initiation factor IF-2, translating into SARRYKLEGTKVIGKIDLADVDSAAERKKKKRKRKRKADTPDAEPQAPAVVERTVKEKEKDKEKETAAAKNKKKRKRGPQVDAAEVEQSYQETLRTLEQGASRTRQKRRRQKRDDVAAQRQRDIVTAEEDSLILRVTEFISTGELAGLMDVSVTEVISTLFASGLMVSINQRLDADTISFVADEFGFEAEFITDFGTNDIDLGEDAAEDLLPRAPVVTVMGHVDHGKTSLLDYIRKANVVSGEAGGITQHIGAYHVDVGDGRKVTFLDTPGHEAFTAMRARGAQVTDVVILVVAADDSVMPQTIEAINHAKAAEVPIVVAINKIDRPDANPPRVMQGLADQGVLVEQYGGKAQCAFVSAKTGAGVQELLEKVLLEADLQELRANPTRNAYGVVIESRLEKGRGTVATILVQNGTMRVGDAFVAGIYSGRIRAMFNEWDKRVESIGPALPALVVGFTGAPEVGDQFVVLDEEREAREIAQRRQQIHREQSLRQRKHITLDEIGRRLALGDFQELNLIVKADVGGSVEALSDSLLKLSSEEVAVNIIHRGVGAITESDVMLASASDAVIIGFQVRPDTGARNLAEREEIDIRMYSIIYDAIKDVHDALEGLLSPEESEKITGVAEVREIFKVPKMGTIAGCFISEGRIRRSDRIRLIRDGIVIYDGEISSLRRFKDDVKEVLTGYECGIGMEHYNDIKVGDSFEAYEIVETKRKLSV